From a region of the uncultured Desulfatiglans sp. genome:
- the lpxB gene encoding Lipid-A-disaccharide synthase: protein MILAGEASGDLHGAKLVEAIQRHEPGVAFVGIGGANMEQAGVRLLEQASRMAVVGLTEVFRKGRVLLRALREVKRILRREPPSLLILIDYPDFNIHVAGTARRCGIPVLYYISPQVWAWRKGRIRKIWRRIERMAVILPFEEAFYRRHGVAVDYVGHPLMDTVPSQLVEHAAALDWPRTGDAPVVGIVPGSREEEIRHLLPIMMEAAGMLRGRFPGLRALIPLASSVKEATIREIAGGSPVPLEISPEGLPRVLGRCHAAMVTSGTATLETAIAGVPMVVAYQLSAVSYWAGRLLIKVPFISLVNLVAGRGVVRELIQHEATAANLAREIGRLLEDPPYRRAMLQGLNEVRCLLGEGGASERAALIAIDMLHRQSVNG from the coding sequence ATGATCCTTGCCGGAGAGGCATCGGGCGATCTGCATGGCGCGAAGCTTGTCGAGGCGATTCAGCGGCATGAGCCAGGGGTCGCCTTTGTCGGCATCGGCGGGGCGAATATGGAGCAGGCCGGAGTACGGCTCCTCGAGCAGGCTAGCCGGATGGCCGTTGTCGGTTTGACCGAGGTGTTTCGCAAGGGCCGGGTCCTCTTGAGGGCCCTGCGGGAGGTCAAGCGCATCCTCCGTCGCGAGCCCCCTTCCCTGTTGATCCTGATCGACTACCCCGACTTCAATATCCATGTGGCGGGCACCGCCAGGCGTTGCGGCATCCCGGTGCTTTACTACATCAGCCCGCAGGTCTGGGCGTGGCGCAAGGGCCGCATCCGGAAGATCTGGCGGCGCATCGAGCGTATGGCGGTCATCCTTCCATTCGAAGAGGCCTTCTATCGGCGCCACGGTGTGGCGGTCGATTACGTGGGCCATCCCTTGATGGACACCGTACCTTCCCAGTTGGTCGAGCACGCGGCGGCGCTCGACTGGCCCCGAACCGGGGATGCCCCCGTGGTCGGAATCGTACCCGGCAGCCGGGAGGAAGAGATTCGGCATCTCCTGCCTATCATGATGGAGGCGGCCGGGATGCTGAGGGGGCGGTTCCCAGGGCTGCGCGCCCTCATCCCGCTTGCATCGTCCGTGAAGGAAGCCACTATCCGGGAGATTGCCGGCGGCAGCCCCGTCCCCCTGGAGATTTCCCCGGAGGGCCTTCCACGGGTCCTTGGACGCTGCCACGCTGCGATGGTCACTTCGGGAACGGCAACCCTCGAAACCGCTATCGCGGGGGTGCCTATGGTAGTGGCCTATCAGCTCTCGGCTGTCAGCTACTGGGCGGGGCGTCTCCTGATCAAGGTGCCGTTCATCAGCCTGGTCAACCTGGTGGCCGGCAGGGGCGTCGTGCGGGAACTGATTCAGCACGAGGCGACGGCGGCGAACCTTGCCCGGGAGATTGGCCGGCTGCTCGAAGATCCGCCTTACAGGCGCGCCATGCTGCAGGGCCTGAACGAGGTGAGGTGTCTGCTCGGTGAAGGAGGCGCCTCCGAGCGCGCCGCGCTGATCGCAATCGACATGCTGCACAGACAAAGCGTCAACGGTTAG
- a CDS encoding Oxidoreductase, NAD-binding domain protein, translating into MMHERVRVAVIGVGHLGEYHVQKYTALPEAELVGVVDADAGRAEEISRRYGTMRYDDLGDLLGRVDAASLAVPTEHHHEVGRRILKAGVHVLIEKPITYDLAHADELIALADEAGLVLQVGHVERFNPAVVEMSGMLDRPIFIESHRMNLFTTRGTDVDVVLDLMIHDLDIILHMVPAEVREVHAVGLAVITPQTDIANVRIIFDNGTVGNLTASRVSNNMLRKIRIFQPDAYISVNCAKREISRTELDREQKGTDGFPQIVTRKKSFPGSDPLADQIASFVKAVRGGGAPVVSGRDGRRALQVALAIIDQIKEGCDHFKRIR; encoded by the coding sequence GTGATGCATGAAAGAGTGCGGGTGGCTGTCATCGGCGTGGGGCATCTCGGCGAGTATCACGTGCAGAAGTATACAGCTCTGCCCGAGGCGGAACTGGTCGGCGTGGTCGATGCCGACGCGGGCCGCGCAGAGGAAATCTCCCGCCGCTACGGAACGATGCGTTATGACGATCTGGGCGATCTCCTCGGGCGCGTCGATGCGGCGAGTCTTGCCGTCCCGACGGAGCACCATCATGAGGTCGGACGGCGCATCCTGAAGGCGGGGGTGCACGTCTTGATCGAAAAGCCGATCACGTATGATCTGGCGCATGCCGACGAACTGATCGCACTGGCGGACGAAGCGGGTCTGGTCCTGCAGGTCGGGCACGTCGAGCGGTTCAACCCGGCGGTCGTCGAGATGAGCGGGATGCTCGATCGACCCATTTTCATCGAGTCCCACAGGATGAACCTTTTCACGACGCGTGGGACGGATGTGGACGTGGTCCTGGACCTCATGATCCATGACCTCGATATCATTCTGCACATGGTGCCGGCGGAGGTGCGGGAGGTCCACGCCGTCGGGCTTGCCGTCATCACGCCGCAGACGGACATCGCCAACGTCCGGATCATCTTCGACAACGGAACGGTCGGGAATCTGACCGCCAGCCGGGTCTCGAACAATATGCTCCGGAAGATCCGGATCTTTCAGCCGGACGCTTACATCTCGGTAAACTGCGCCAAGCGCGAGATCAGCCGTACGGAGCTTGACCGCGAGCAAAAGGGGACCGACGGCTTCCCCCAGATCGTCACACGGAAGAAGAGCTTTCCGGGGAGTGATCCGCTCGCCGATCAGATCGCGTCCTTCGTGAAGGCGGTGCGCGGGGGGGGCGCGCCTGTCGTGAGCGGCCGGGATGGGCGCAGGGCGCTTCAGGTGGCGCTTGCCATCATCGATCAGATCAAAGAGGGCTGTGACCATTTCAAGCGCATCCGCTGA
- a CDS encoding conserved hypothetical protein (Evidence 4 : Unknown function but conserved in other organisms) produces MSEEPVSVIGIIAGGGRFPIMAAAAAREKGLKVVAVAHLGETEPALESAADEIVWVKLGQLGQVIKALKRHGVRQALMAGTITKRRMFEGIRPDLRGLALASKLALFHDDDILRAVSREFAKDGIEIVPSTTFLPGLVAPGGCLTRRKLSRGELEDVRCGWRIAKELGRLDIGQCVVVREKAVLAVEAIDGTDATIRRGGAIAGEKAVVVKVSKPTQDLRFDMPTVGLQTVELMVEVRAAVLAVEAGKTLMFDREAMIAKAEKAGIKIVSLEAGEMDQA; encoded by the coding sequence ATGAGCGAAGAACCCGTCTCGGTGATCGGGATCATCGCCGGGGGCGGGCGGTTTCCGATCATGGCCGCCGCAGCCGCCAGGGAAAAAGGGTTGAAGGTGGTTGCCGTCGCCCACTTGGGCGAGACGGAGCCGGCACTCGAGTCCGCGGCGGACGAGATCGTCTGGGTGAAGCTCGGTCAGCTCGGTCAGGTCATCAAGGCCTTGAAGCGGCACGGTGTGCGGCAGGCCCTGATGGCCGGCACGATCACCAAACGGCGGATGTTCGAGGGGATCAGGCCCGACCTTCGCGGCCTGGCGCTTGCCTCAAAGCTCGCCCTCTTTCACGACGACGACATCCTGCGGGCGGTGTCGCGCGAGTTTGCGAAGGACGGCATCGAGATCGTGCCTTCGACCACATTTCTGCCGGGATTGGTGGCGCCGGGCGGCTGTCTGACGCGCCGGAAGCTCTCCCGGGGGGAACTCGAAGACGTGCGCTGCGGATGGCGGATCGCCAAGGAGCTCGGGAGGCTCGATATCGGCCAGTGTGTGGTGGTGAGGGAAAAGGCCGTTCTGGCGGTCGAGGCCATCGATGGGACGGATGCCACGATCCGCCGGGGAGGGGCGATCGCCGGGGAGAAGGCGGTGGTGGTGAAGGTCTCCAAGCCCACGCAGGATCTGCGCTTCGATATGCCGACGGTGGGGCTTCAGACGGTCGAGCTGATGGTTGAAGTCCGGGCGGCCGTCCTGGCGGTGGAGGCGGGGAAGACCTTGATGTTCGACCGTGAGGCGATGATTGCAAAGGCGGAGAAGGCGGGTATCAAGATCGTTTCGTTAGAGGCCGGGGAGATGGACCAGGCGTGA
- the lpxA gene encoding UDP-N-acetylglucosamine acetyltransferase (Evidence 2a : Function from experimental evidences in other organisms; PubMedId : 3277952, 7481807; Product type e : enzyme), producing MSDEAEGPDWKRKTSSLQEGWKKRILMNIHSTAVISAGAELGTDVSVGPYSTIGPHVVVDDRTEIGAHVVIEGHTYIGRDNRIYPFSSIGTAPQDIGYRGEDTRLNIGDKNVIREYVTIHRATTKQHWETILGDQNYVMAYAHIAHDCILGNNVIMSNVATLAGHITVGDHAILGGLVAVHQFVRIGDYAFLGGKSGIDRDVPPFMITAGERARLYGINRKGLARMGFSREVIDGLKKAYQIIWREKRRFEEGIRAVREQIPSFPELEMLLNFFEGSKRGILR from the coding sequence GTGTCGGATGAGGCCGAGGGGCCGGACTGGAAAAGGAAGACATCATCGCTTCAGGAGGGGTGGAAGAAAAGAATTCTCATGAATATACATTCTACCGCAGTCATAAGCGCGGGGGCCGAGCTGGGAACCGATGTGTCGGTCGGCCCCTATTCCACGATTGGGCCGCATGTCGTCGTCGATGACAGGACCGAGATCGGAGCCCATGTGGTCATCGAGGGTCATACGTACATCGGCCGGGACAACCGGATCTATCCCTTTTCCTCCATCGGGACAGCACCCCAGGATATCGGGTACCGGGGGGAGGACACCCGCCTCAATATCGGCGACAAGAATGTCATCCGCGAATATGTGACGATCCACCGGGCGACCACCAAGCAGCACTGGGAAACGATCCTCGGGGACCAGAACTATGTGATGGCCTATGCGCACATCGCCCATGACTGCATTCTCGGGAACAATGTGATCATGTCCAACGTCGCCACCCTGGCAGGGCATATCACGGTAGGGGATCACGCCATCCTGGGCGGGCTGGTTGCGGTGCACCAGTTCGTGAGGATCGGGGACTATGCGTTTCTGGGCGGCAAATCGGGCATCGACCGTGACGTCCCGCCGTTCATGATCACTGCCGGCGAGCGCGCCCGCCTCTATGGGATCAACCGCAAGGGGCTGGCGCGGATGGGGTTCAGCCGCGAGGTGATCGACGGCCTCAAGAAGGCCTATCAGATCATCTGGCGGGAGAAGCGCAGGTTCGAGGAGGGGATTCGGGCGGTCCGTGAACAGATTCCTTCCTTCCCGGAGCTGGAGATGTTGCTGAATTTCTTCGAGGGCTCCAAGCGGGGTATTTTGCGTTGA
- the fabZ gene encoding (3R)-hydroxymyristol acyl carrier protein dehydratase (Evidence 2a : Function from experimental evidences in other organisms; PubMedId : 789345, 8910376; Product type e : enzyme) — MDLPLVYEDIIRILPHRYPFLLVDRVTELEPGKRIVGYKNVTANEPFFQGHFPGKPIMPGVLIVEAMAQTGGVLAGCSAADKGAAKGFDQVFFMALDKVKFRRPVVPGDQLRFEVEALRAGSRVWKLAGKAFVGEVLAAEAEMTASVG, encoded by the coding sequence ATGGATTTGCCACTCGTCTACGAGGACATCATCCGGATTTTGCCGCATCGCTATCCGTTCCTGCTTGTGGACCGGGTCACGGAACTCGAGCCAGGCAAGCGGATCGTGGGCTACAAGAACGTGACGGCCAACGAGCCGTTTTTTCAGGGGCATTTCCCGGGCAAGCCGATCATGCCGGGCGTGCTGATCGTGGAGGCCATGGCCCAGACCGGCGGTGTACTTGCCGGATGTTCTGCCGCAGACAAAGGAGCGGCAAAGGGGTTCGATCAGGTCTTCTTTATGGCCCTCGACAAGGTGAAGTTCCGTCGCCCGGTGGTTCCGGGGGATCAACTGCGCTTCGAGGTGGAGGCCCTGCGGGCCGGTTCGCGCGTTTGGAAGCTGGCGGGAAAGGCCTTTGTCGGTGAGGTCCTGGCGGCCGAGGCGGAGATGACGGCGAGTGTCGGATGA
- the lpxD gene encoding UDP-3-O-acylglucosamine N-acyltransferase encodes MEIEVNEIARRVGGRVCGDGARVVTGIQSLDAAKEGDISFFADARYADALAHTRAAAVIVREEAAGFEGPQVIVANPQVAYAMVASLFQRPLPRHPGVSPDACIHSSAQIGPGASIHPLVFVGEEAVVGEDAVLFPGVYVGARARIGARTVLHPNVSVLHDCIIGNDVIVHAGTVIGSDGFGYVKEGTRSVKRPQIGIVQIDDDVEIGANNCIDRAALGRTWIQRGVRTDNLVQIAHNVVIGEESLVVAQTGISGSVKIGRGVVLGGQVGIADHLEIGDGAKVASQSGVMRSIEAGEAVSGGPAVPHRQFMRMAALTARLPQLNERVKRLEKMIEELAPSVKERT; translated from the coding sequence TTGGAGATAGAGGTCAACGAGATTGCGCGCCGGGTAGGAGGGCGCGTCTGCGGGGATGGTGCGCGTGTCGTTACGGGGATCCAGTCTCTCGATGCGGCGAAAGAAGGCGACATCAGCTTCTTTGCCGACGCCCGCTATGCCGATGCGCTTGCCCATACCAGGGCGGCGGCGGTCATCGTGCGCGAAGAGGCGGCCGGATTCGAAGGACCTCAGGTCATCGTCGCGAATCCGCAGGTGGCTTACGCCATGGTCGCGTCGCTGTTTCAGAGGCCGCTGCCCCGGCATCCCGGCGTCAGCCCGGATGCCTGCATCCATTCGTCTGCGCAAATCGGACCCGGGGCATCCATCCACCCGCTTGTTTTCGTCGGGGAAGAGGCCGTCGTCGGGGAGGATGCGGTGCTCTTTCCCGGGGTCTACGTCGGGGCGCGGGCGCGCATCGGGGCTCGGACCGTTCTGCATCCGAATGTCAGTGTTCTGCATGACTGCATTATCGGGAACGACGTGATCGTGCATGCCGGAACGGTGATCGGGAGCGACGGCTTCGGCTATGTCAAGGAGGGAACGAGGTCTGTTAAGAGGCCGCAGATAGGCATCGTGCAGATAGATGATGATGTGGAGATCGGGGCCAATAATTGTATCGACCGTGCAGCCTTGGGAAGGACCTGGATCCAACGGGGCGTCAGGACCGATAACCTGGTGCAGATCGCGCACAACGTGGTGATCGGGGAAGAGAGCCTTGTGGTGGCCCAGACGGGGATCTCCGGCAGCGTGAAGATCGGGAGAGGCGTCGTCCTTGGCGGACAGGTCGGGATCGCGGACCATCTCGAGATCGGAGACGGCGCCAAAGTGGCCTCCCAGAGCGGTGTCATGCGGTCCATCGAGGCGGGCGAGGCTGTCAGCGGAGGGCCGGCGGTGCCGCACCGGCAGTTCATGCGGATGGCGGCCTTGACGGCGCGGCTGCCTCAACTGAATGAGCGCGTCAAGAGGCTCGAAAAAATGATCGAGGAGCTTGCTCCGTCCGTGAAAGAGAGGACATGA
- a CDS encoding putative Outer membrane protein (Evidence 3 : Putative function from multiple computational evidences) has translation MTGLKRRFGLVGALLCVLMWHAGAMAASNNKIGVVDLQRCIQETDEGKKIYQELKTKKDEMQRRLDEKQDELLRLKEELEKQSMMLSVDAKEDKQKEFDRKGREFKYMYDDLSEEMRKAEAEAKKDILQDLETVVTRIGENDKYQVIFERRSSGIMFIDNAIDITDEVIKAYNQMR, from the coding sequence ATGACTGGTCTAAAGAGAAGATTTGGCTTGGTGGGCGCCTTGCTGTGTGTTCTGATGTGGCATGCCGGAGCGATGGCTGCGAGTAACAACAAAATCGGTGTTGTCGATCTCCAGCGGTGCATTCAGGAGACTGATGAAGGAAAGAAGATCTATCAGGAGCTGAAAACGAAGAAGGACGAGATGCAGAGGCGTCTGGACGAGAAGCAGGACGAACTCTTGCGGTTGAAGGAAGAGCTCGAAAAGCAAAGCATGATGCTGAGCGTGGATGCCAAGGAGGACAAGCAGAAGGAATTCGACCGCAAAGGGCGGGAATTCAAGTATATGTATGACGATTTGAGCGAAGAGATGAGGAAGGCCGAAGCCGAGGCCAAGAAGGACATCCTCCAGGATCTGGAAACGGTCGTAACGCGGATAGGGGAGAACGATAAATATCAGGTGATCTTCGAGAGGCGCAGCTCCGGCATCATGTTTATCGACAACGCCATCGATATCACGGATGAAGTCATCAAGGCCTATAACCAGATGAGGTGA
- the yaeT gene encoding Outer membrane protein assembly factor BamA yields the protein MGRFAERIFGMLKSAGICSRNAGFVKGLRLVFVLAALMPLASPAPASDGDGKVAVLPFRVYADASLQHLQTGLQSMIRERLAVRGLEVLGTDVVNRQPGVFDMPLSAEALARAGMQLGVRYVVAGSLTQIGQRISIDAKILDTGKPDTPALIYMVAENVNAVPDTTDGLAKSIYNQITGAVQVDSVVVRGNQRVEDAAVLANVATRKGSTLDYAELDKDLRNIYKMGFFTDVKIETEDGPNGKIVVFVVTEKPSIGKIVFEGNKKVNSEDLTKEIGIRAFSILDETAIKQSINRLAEFYRKKGYYNIALDYRIESLPGNQVQLTYLVDEKEKVYIKKIAFTGNTYFKDGDLKDLMETSEKGWFSWVTDSGVLDEKKLEFDTHKLTASYHNQGFIKARVGQPRIAYDEKLEGLQVTIDIFEGERYKVNQVGVEGELIRPEEELLNRVAIGKEPYFNREVVRKDILSLVDVYNDEGFAYAEVTPLTAENDAEHLVNVTYRITKGPKVRFERIDISGNTITRDKVIRRELEVVEGEVFSGRNLKRSNENLNRLGYFENVEVKTEKGTEEDQMVLDIKVKERPTGSFSFGGGYSSVDSAFVAFQIAQENFMGYGQKLAASVRLGGISTEFDVRFVEPWFLDKPLSLGVDAYKWDREWDEYNKDSLGGNVSLGFPVKLDSYTRGFVQYTYDDANITDVAEDAAFIIKDMEGRNLTSSFTLGLKRDSRDKPWDTTRGSVNSLSVEWAGPPLGGDVAFTKYVARSAWYFPMPWSTVLLLQGRWGYIQDRPSDGKLPVYQKFFLGGINTIRGFDYGDVSPRDPVTWDRIGGEREMVYNVEYRFPLIKEQGVVGLVFFDAGNVWTDYEPSVNVSGLRTSAGVGVRWYSPMGPLRLEYGKNLDPQRDEESGKWEFSVGGLF from the coding sequence ATGGGAAGATTTGCTGAGAGGATTTTCGGGATGCTGAAGTCGGCCGGGATCTGCAGCAGGAATGCTGGCTTTGTGAAGGGGCTCCGTCTTGTTTTTGTTCTGGCGGCGTTGATGCCGCTGGCCTCGCCTGCACCGGCGAGCGATGGGGATGGGAAGGTCGCGGTCCTGCCGTTCAGGGTCTATGCCGATGCGTCGCTGCAGCATCTCCAGACGGGGCTCCAGAGCATGATCCGTGAACGTCTCGCTGTCCGGGGGCTCGAGGTCCTCGGGACGGATGTGGTCAACCGGCAACCGGGGGTCTTCGACATGCCCTTGAGTGCTGAGGCCCTTGCCCGGGCGGGCATGCAGCTGGGCGTCCGATACGTGGTCGCCGGCAGCCTGACTCAGATCGGACAGCGGATCAGCATCGATGCCAAGATCCTGGATACAGGCAAACCCGATACCCCTGCGCTGATCTACATGGTCGCCGAAAACGTGAACGCTGTGCCGGATACGACGGACGGCCTCGCCAAGAGCATCTACAACCAGATCACAGGCGCCGTACAGGTGGATTCCGTGGTGGTGAGGGGCAATCAGCGGGTCGAGGACGCCGCCGTCCTGGCGAACGTGGCGACGCGCAAGGGAAGCACCCTGGACTACGCCGAGTTGGACAAGGACCTTCGCAATATCTACAAGATGGGATTTTTCACCGATGTCAAGATCGAGACGGAGGACGGCCCCAATGGCAAGATCGTCGTATTCGTGGTGACGGAGAAGCCCTCGATCGGCAAGATCGTTTTCGAGGGCAACAAAAAGGTGAATTCGGAGGACCTGACGAAGGAGATCGGCATCCGCGCCTTTTCGATTCTCGACGAGACGGCGATCAAACAGAGCATCAACCGGCTTGCGGAATTCTATCGGAAGAAAGGATATTACAATATCGCTCTGGATTACCGGATCGAGTCGCTCCCCGGCAACCAGGTGCAGTTGACCTACCTGGTGGATGAAAAAGAGAAGGTCTACATCAAGAAAATCGCCTTTACCGGAAACACATACTTCAAGGACGGGGACCTGAAGGATCTCATGGAAACAAGCGAAAAGGGCTGGTTTTCATGGGTGACGGATTCCGGTGTCCTGGACGAGAAAAAGCTCGAATTCGATACGCACAAGCTGACCGCCTCATACCATAATCAAGGATTCATCAAGGCGCGCGTCGGTCAGCCGAGGATCGCTTATGACGAGAAGCTGGAGGGGCTTCAGGTGACGATCGACATCTTCGAGGGCGAACGGTACAAAGTCAACCAGGTCGGCGTCGAAGGCGAGCTGATCCGGCCCGAGGAGGAATTGTTGAACCGGGTTGCCATCGGCAAAGAGCCTTATTTCAACCGGGAGGTCGTGCGCAAAGACATCCTGAGCCTGGTCGATGTTTACAACGATGAAGGCTTCGCCTATGCGGAGGTCACACCCCTGACCGCGGAAAACGACGCCGAGCACCTCGTCAACGTGACCTACCGCATTACGAAAGGTCCCAAGGTGCGCTTCGAACGGATCGATATCTCGGGCAACACGATCACGCGCGACAAGGTCATCCGGCGGGAGCTCGAGGTGGTGGAAGGCGAGGTCTTCAGCGGGAGGAATCTGAAGCGGAGCAACGAAAATCTGAACCGCCTCGGCTACTTCGAAAATGTAGAGGTCAAGACGGAAAAGGGGACCGAGGAGGATCAGATGGTCCTGGATATCAAGGTCAAGGAGCGTCCGACCGGGTCTTTCAGCTTTGGAGGCGGTTACAGTTCGGTCGACAGCGCCTTTGTCGCGTTCCAGATCGCGCAGGAAAACTTCATGGGGTACGGCCAGAAACTGGCCGCCTCGGTCAGGCTCGGCGGCATTTCCACCGAGTTCGATGTTCGCTTCGTGGAGCCATGGTTCCTGGACAAACCGCTCTCTCTCGGGGTGGATGCCTATAAATGGGATCGGGAGTGGGACGAATACAACAAGGACAGCCTCGGCGGGAATGTTTCTCTGGGGTTTCCCGTGAAGCTCGACAGTTACACGCGCGGGTTCGTCCAGTATACTTACGATGACGCTAATATCACCGATGTGGCGGAGGACGCGGCTTTTATCATAAAGGACATGGAGGGCAGGAATCTTACGAGCAGTTTTACGTTGGGGCTCAAACGCGACTCCCGCGACAAGCCCTGGGACACGACCCGGGGTTCGGTGAACAGCCTCTCTGTGGAGTGGGCCGGCCCGCCTCTCGGTGGGGATGTGGCCTTCACGAAATACGTCGCCAGGTCCGCCTGGTACTTCCCGATGCCGTGGTCTACGGTCCTGCTTCTGCAAGGCCGTTGGGGGTATATCCAGGATCGCCCCAGCGACGGAAAGTTGCCCGTCTACCAGAAGTTTTTTCTTGGCGGCATCAATACAATCCGCGGCTTTGACTACGGGGATGTATCGCCGAGGGATCCTGTGACCTGGGATCGGATCGGCGGTGAAAGGGAGATGGTCTACAATGTGGAATACCGTTTCCCGCTCATCAAGGAGCAGGGCGTCGTAGGGCTTGTCTTTTTCGACGCCGGTAATGTCTGGACGGATTACGAGCCCAGCGTGAATGTGAGCGGTCTCCGGACCTCGGCGGGTGTAGGCGTCAGGTGGTACTCGCCTATGGGGCCGCTCCGTCTGGAGTACGGCAAGAATCTCGATCCGCAGAGGGACGAGGAATCCGGCAAGTGGGAGTTTTCGGTCGGCGGGCTTTTCTAG
- the lolD gene encoding outer membrane-specific lipoprotein transporter subunit; ATP-binding component of ABC superfamily (Evidence 2a : Function from experimental evidences in other organisms; PubMedId : 10783239; Product type t : transporter), whose protein sequence is MLVLRDIYKSFEHHGKRIAILNGVDLRLEAGESLAVMGASGVGKSTLLHMMGSLDPPTRGEVRFNGVDIYGMDEASLCRFRNREIGFVFQFHHLLPELNALENVMMPALIARVPRSRSVRLGIEALGKVGLTERLDHRAGELSGGEQQRVAIARALLMEPKLILADEPTGNLDVQTGEDVSELLVRLNREEGMAMVIVTHNRRLADKMSRRMEIVNGKIC, encoded by the coding sequence TTGCTTGTTCTAAGAGATATCTACAAATCGTTCGAGCATCACGGTAAACGCATCGCCATCCTGAATGGTGTGGATCTCAGGCTCGAAGCGGGCGAATCTCTGGCTGTCATGGGGGCATCGGGCGTCGGGAAATCCACTCTGCTCCACATGATGGGAAGCCTCGATCCGCCCACCCGCGGAGAGGTCAGATTCAACGGGGTGGACATCTACGGGATGGATGAGGCGTCCCTCTGTAGATTTCGGAACAGGGAAATCGGATTCGTTTTTCAGTTTCACCATCTCTTGCCGGAACTGAACGCACTCGAGAACGTCATGATGCCCGCTCTCATCGCGAGGGTGCCGAGATCGCGGTCCGTTAGGCTGGGCATCGAAGCGCTCGGGAAGGTCGGCTTGACCGAGAGGCTCGATCATCGCGCGGGGGAGCTTTCCGGCGGTGAGCAGCAGCGGGTCGCCATTGCAAGAGCGCTCTTGATGGAACCCAAGTTGATCTTGGCCGACGAACCGACCGGGAATTTGGACGTCCAGACCGGCGAGGATGTATCCGAACTCCTGGTCCGTTTGAATCGGGAAGAAGGCATGGCCATGGTCATTGTGACCCATAACCGGAGGTTGGCGGATAAGATGTCGAGGCGGATGGAGATCGTCAATGGGAAGATTTGCTGA